The segment GCACCTGCCTCTCGCTGTTTTTCACGCTGCCCTTTCCGATCTGATGCCGGAATGGCACCGCCTGCGCGCGTCGATCAAAACGCAGCGGCGGGCTGATGGGATATAATCGCGGCAATTTTTTCAGAAGAGGAAAAGGTCATGACGGTAAAACTGCGTCCGCTGGAGCGGGAAGATCTGCACTTTGTCCACCAGCTCGATAACAACGCCAGCGTGATGCGTTACTGGTTTGAGGAGCCCTATGAGGCCTTTGTGGAGCTGTCCGACCTCTACAACAAGCATATTCACGATCAGACCGAACGGCGCTTTGTGGTGGAGCACAGCGGGCAGAAGGCGGGATTAGTGGAGCTGGTCGAGATTAACCATGTGCATCGTCGCGCCGAGTTTCAGATCATTATCGACCCGGCGCATCAGGGCAAAGGGCTGGCCACGCAGGCAGCGAAGCTGGCGATGGATTACGGCTTCTCGGTGCTTAATCTCTATAAGCTCTACCTGATTGTCGATCAGGAGAACGAGAAAGCGATCCACATCTACACCAAGCTCGGCTTCGGGATTGAAGGCGTGCTGAAGCATGAGTTCTTTATTAACGGGGAGTATCGCAACACCATACGCATGTGCATTTTCCAGCATCAGTATCTGGAGCACCACAAAACGCCAGGCGGAATGGTGAAGCCTACCGCACAGTAATCAGCCGCGCGCGCCAACCGGGTTCATATAGGGACGCGGGTGGTCCGGCTTAAGGTCATACATGCCGCCGTAGAAGGGGTCGACCAGCAGCCAGCCGGGGAAACCGCCCAGCGGAATATTGCCCAGCAGATACCAGAGGTTGGCGCGTG is part of the Pantoea sp. Ep11b genome and harbors:
- the speG gene encoding spermidine N1-acetyltransferase, with translation MTVKLRPLEREDLHFVHQLDNNASVMRYWFEEPYEAFVELSDLYNKHIHDQTERRFVVEHSGQKAGLVELVEINHVHRRAEFQIIIDPAHQGKGLATQAAKLAMDYGFSVLNLYKLYLIVDQENEKAIHIYTKLGFGIEGVLKHEFFINGEYRNTIRMCIFQHQYLEHHKTPGGMVKPTAQ